The following proteins come from a genomic window of Miscanthus floridulus cultivar M001 chromosome 2, ASM1932011v1, whole genome shotgun sequence:
- the LOC136540216 gene encoding protein NODULATION SIGNALING PATHWAY 2-like, with translation MEVTMDDVAGDVEFSGCSSTTTSSSSPSLDDGMGMYAWNALSPVTDWGSLCADDGAQDLHGLIESMLCDDTLLGSADLNPAMFPDDVYCCSNGSAPSSTTTTNPGTPVNDGDAQKGDCHEKGLRLLHLLMAAAEALSGPQKSRELVRVILVRLKQMVSHIGDNAAVSNMERLATHFTDALQGLLDGSQPVGGAGRQAAAAAAHGHLPHTGDVLTAFQMLQDMSPYMKFGHFTANQAILEAVAGDRRVHVVDYDIAEGVQWASLMQAMTSRPDGVPPPHLRITAVSRGGGGGARAVQEAGRRLAAFAASIGQPFSFGQCRLDSDERFRPATVRMVKGETLVANCVLNQAAASTTVRRPTGSVASFLAGMATLGAKVVTVVEEDQGGAEKDDAEAGGFVARFMEELHRYSAVWDSLEAGFPTQSRVRGLVERAILAPNIAGAVSRAYRASDGDGEARAGWGEWMRGNGFRAVPLSCFNHSQARLLLGLFNDGYTMEETSPNKIVLGWKARRLLSASVWAPPPVSVPSSPTEAAFQPVGMSPASGGVGRMDFDYVDSFLVEPAYALV, from the coding sequence ATGGAAGTGACTATGGACGACGTGGCCGGGGATGTCGAGTTCTCTGGCTGCAGCTCCACGACcacctcgtcgtcgtcgccgtcgctggACGACGGCATGGGGATGTACGCGTGGAACGCTCTCTCCCCGGTGACCGACTGGGGCTCGCTCTGCGCTGACGACGGCGCCCAGGACCTGCACGGCCTCATCGAGTCCATGCTCTGCGACGACACGCTCCTCGGCTCGGCCGACCTCAACCCGGCCATGTTCCCGGACGACGTGTACTGCTGCTCCAATGGCTCCGCCCCGAGCAGCACCACCACGACGAACCCCGGCACGCCCGTGAACGACGGCGACGCGCAGAAGGGCGACTGCCACGAGAAGGGCCTCCGCCTGCTGCACTTGCTCATGGCGGCGGCCGAGGCGCTCTCCGGCCCGCAAAAGAGCCGGGAGCTGGTCCGGGTGATATTGGTTCGGCTCAAGCAGATGGTTTCCCACATCGGCGACAACGCCGCCGTCTCCAACATGGAGCGCCTCGCCACGCACTTCACCGACGCGCTGCAGGGGCTGCTCGACGGCTCCCAACCCGTCGGGGGAGCCGGCAGGcaggccgccgcggccgcggcccaCGGCCACCTCCCGCACACCGGCGACGTGCTGACGGCATTCCAGATGCTGCAGGACATGTCGCCGTACATGAAGTTCGGCCACTTCACCGCGAACCAGGCCATCCTCGAGGCGGTGGCGGGCGACCGGCGCGTGCACGTCGTCGACTACGACATCGCTGAGGGCGTCCAGTGGGCGTCGCTGATGCAGGCCATGACCTCGCGCCCCGACGGCGTGCCTCCGCCGCACCTGCGCATAACCGCCGTCTCCcgaggaggcggtggcggcgcccgggcggtGCAGGAGGCCGGCCGTCGCCTAGCCGCCTTCGCGGCGTCCATCGGGCAGCCCTTCTCGTTTGGGCAGTGCCGTCTCGACTCAGATGAGCGGTTCCGTCCGGCGACGGTCCGGATGGTCAAGGGGGAGACCCTCGTCGCCAATTGCGTGCTCAACCAAGCCGCCGCGAGCACCACCGTTAGGCGTCCCACCGGCTCGGTGGCGTCTTTCTTGGCCGGCATGGCCACGCTCGGGGCCAAGGTCGTGACGGTGGTTGAGGAGGATCAAGGGGGCGCGGAGAAGGACGACGCGGAGGCGGGCGGCTTCGTGGCGCGGTTCATGGAGGAGCTGCACCGGTACTCGGCGGTGTGGGACTCGCTGGAGGCCGGGTTCCCGACGCAGAGCCGTGTTCGCGGCCTAGTGGAGCGGGCCATCCTCGCCCCAAACATCGCCGGCGCCGTGAGCCGAGCGTACCGTGCCTCGGACGGCGATGGCGAGGCGAGGGCCGGGTGGGGGGAGTGGATGCGCGGCAACGGGTTCAGGGCCGTGCCGCTGAGCTGCTTCAACCATAGCCAGGCCAGGCTGCTTCTCGGCCTGTTCAACGACGGGTACACGATGGAGGAGACGTCGCCGAACAAGATCGTGCTCGGCTGGAAGGCACGGAGGTTGCTGTCGGCGTCAGTGTGGGCGCCGCCGCCGGTGTCTGTGCCGTCGTCGCCGACGGAGGCGGCGTTCCAGCCCGTGGGGATGTCGCCGGCCAGCGGTGGCGTGGGCCGCATGGACTTTGACTACGTTGATTCGTTCCTCGTCGAGCCCGCTTATGCGCTAGTTTAA